A region of Rhodamnia argentea isolate NSW1041297 chromosome 9, ASM2092103v1, whole genome shotgun sequence DNA encodes the following proteins:
- the LOC115755992 gene encoding gibberellin 2-beta-dioxygenase yields the protein MVVLSQGATNHLAFVKTCKPSSAIFDGVPVVDLSRTDAGAAMVRACQEFGFFKVVNHGVSQEVVDRLEDEAIGFFGLPQSEKDKVGPANPFGYGNKRIGLNGDVGWIEYLLLHTNSSEDDKRLSLPLSQGNQEFLRCAVDDYVRAVKEVAFRVVELMADGLGIEPRDALSGMLRSEASDSCFRLNHYPPCPELQALSPSGHNLIGFGEHTDPQIISVLRSNNTSGLQICLPDGAWVSVPPDHSSLFINVGDSMQVLTNGRFRSVKHRVLAGHGKPRISMIYFGGPALEEKMAPLPSLLAEGESSLYKEFTWSEYKRSAYKSRLADYRLGLFEKPRVQ from the exons atggtggttctatctcaagggGCGACAAACCACCTTGCCTTCGTCAAGACGTGCAAGCCGAGCAGCGCCATCTTCGACGGGGTCCCCGTCGTCGACCTGTCGAGGACTGACGCCGGCGCGGCCATGGTTCGGGCGTGCCAGGAGTTCGGGTTCTTCAAGGTGGTGAACCATGGGGTCTCGCAGGAGGTCGTGGATAGGTTGGAGGACGAGGCGATCGGTTTCTTCGGCTTGCCACAGTCCGAGAAGGACAAGGTAGGTCCGGCCAACCCTTTCGGTTATGGGAACAAGCGGATTGGCCTGAACGGCGACGTTGGCTGGATTGAATACCTCCTCCTACACACCAACTCTAGTGAGGATGACAAGAGACTGTCTCTCCCCCTTTCTCAGGGAAACCAGGAATTTCTCCG aTGTGCAGTGGATGATTACGTGAGAGCAGTGAAGGAGGTGGCGTTCCGAGTGGTGGAACTGATGGCTGACGGGCTTGGAATCGAGCCGAGGGATGCGCTGAGCGGCATGTTGAGGAGCGAGGCTAGCGACTCGTGCTTCAGGCTGAACCACTACCCACCGTGCCCCGAGCTGCAAGCATTGAGCCCGAGCGGTCACAACTTGATCGGGTTCGGGGAACACACTGACCCGCAAATAATCTCAGTCCTGAGATCCAACAACACGTCGGGCCTCCAAATATGCCTCCCGGATGGGGCTTGGGTCTCTGTCCCACCCGATCACTCCTCCCTTTTCATCAATGTTGGTGATTCTATGCAG GTATTGACCAATGGAAGGTTCAGAAGTGTGAAGCACAGGGTGTTGGCTGGCCATGGAAAACCAAGGATCTCAATGATATACTTTGGAGGGCCAGCTTTGGAAGAAAAGATGGCACCTTTGCCCTCCCTGCTGGCAGAGGGGGAGAGCAGCCTGTACAAGGAGTTCACATGGTCTGAGTACAAGAGATCTGCTTACAAGTCTAGGCTGGCTGATTACAGGCTTGGGCTCTTTGAGAAACCAAGGGTCCagtga